TGAATTAATTTGCAGGAGCTGGATTTGTGTCACAAGACCTGTACCTTCATGGCTTCTTCAGTGCTTCTATTAAATTACCAGAAGATTACACTGCTGGAGTGGTTGTTGCATTTTATGTAAGTTGAAAACTAAtagtaatttatatatttatttaaaagaaaaatcttgattattttttttggattttatgTTTTCAATCATTTACAGAGtataattttgtatatattaattttatgtattttgatgAATATTTTCAACTGAGCACCTTTCAATCAACGTGGCTATACTGGTAGGTTCTAAGTTTTGATAAAGGATGAGGCTTATAGTAAGATGACAGCCAATGAAgcaaattttcttcttttggttttgaaaaaaaatcagtTTGATTATAGTGTTATTTCTTTGATAACCTGAGGTCTATcggaaataatttttcatatttttttaagataGGGGTAAGGCCTGCGTACACATTATTCTTTTCAGACATCACGATTatactgaatatgttgttgttgtttctctACTATCCTGCAAATTtccattcttttttttaaaaaaaaaaaataaaaatttacaatTTGACTGATGACAGATGTCAAATGAAAACATGTTTGAGAAGAACCATGATGAAATTGACTTTGAGTTCTTGGGAAATATTAGAGCAAAAAATTGGAGAATTCAAACTAACATTTATGGTAATGGTAGCACAAATGTTGGCAGAGAAGAAAGATATGGACTCTGGTTTGATCCAGCTGAAGATTTTCATACATACACCATCCTATGGACTGAAAGCTACATCACGTAAGTACCTACTTGCATACACACCATAGTCACTAATTCACGAAGTGCATGCTACTTTTAACCAGCATAAATACTTTGGATAAGTTTGTCCACAAAAATTTAAGCAGATGAGGGAAAGTCACCTaatatctattttatttgtattgaGATTGAAATTCTAGTCTTAGTAACCTTTTTCAGTTCATTGATCACTAGATCAGACTGTTTATACTTTTCTTGATTTTGGTCAAGTATTTTGCATTTATGATTTGTTGTGATGAAAAATGTAATTTCCTTATCAAGAACTTCCTAATAGATGTGTCTTGTTCTTTATTCAGTGTTAGAGGCAGATGTAGCTTTGTAGCTACAGATTCAACTGAATCTAGTATTTCCACATAGAACATTAATATACATGTGGGGaaataaaatgaattttaaCAAATATTATAATATGAACTCATAATTTCAAAAGTACAACAAGTTCATTATTAAgtgtttttaaaaattgaacataTCAAATTCAGATTCTCGATCTGCCTCTATGCAAGTGTCATCCCTTGTTCAAGAGGTGCTAATGCTAGagtcttttctttttagttagaTCAACTTAAATTCTAACCTTATACATCTTATTAAAATGACATAACACCCTCTTATATAactataaaatttaaagaacTTTTTACTAACTAATTATTGtacacttgagccgagggtttaTCGAAAACAACCGCTCTACCTCTGAGGTAGAGAtcaggtctgtgtacactctactCTCCCCAAACTTCACTTTGTGGGACGacactgagtatgttgttgttgtacactTGACATGTACTAGTGGTGTTTGGTAGTCCAGCAattgattatattttgtttattttgtttgtttgtatgCATTTTGTTGCAGCTTTTATGTAGATAATGTCCCTATAAGAGAGATCAAGAGGACACAAGCAATGGGTGGGGACTTCCCTTCTAAGCCAATGTCTTTATATGCTACAATATGGGATGGTTCTAGCTGGGCTACCAATGGGGGAAAATACAAAGTCAATTACAAATATGCCCCTTACATCGCCAAGTTCTCGGATTTCGTCCTCCACGGATGTGCTGTTGATCCAATTGAATTGTCACACAAATGTGACACTGTCCAGAATTCTGCATCCATCCCAACTGGAATATCCCCTGATCAAAGACGAAAAATGGAGAGCTTTAGGAAAAACTACTTGAAATATTCATATTGCTATGACCGGACACGATACAAGGTCCCTCTATCTGAATGTGTAATTGATCCTAAGGAGGCTAATCGTCTCCGAGGGTTTGACCCCGTGACCTTTGGTGGTGTCCATCGTCATCACAACAAACGACACCACCAGAAGCAATCGAGGAGGGAAGATACGTCCGCTAAATAAAAAGGAAGGGTATTGTAGTTTCGCTACGTTGATATGATGTTGAAATTTGTGTCCAATTTGATTGAGGTTATGGTATTTTTCCCCCCCTGTGAATAGAGAatacaaaagagaaaagaaaggtaAATGGGATTTTAGTATTTTACTATTTAGTATTATATATTTGTCATGAATCATGATGGGGCATGTAATATATATTTCATATCTTCAGGGTCCTAGCTTGTTTTATTGATGTTTAGTACTATTTGAGCTTCTATTATAAATTCAATTTGGTGATGATTTTTTTGTGTACTTTGGTTAATAGTTGATATACTGAATAATACATTATATTGTTTGCATTTGCAGAGGAGGCAGGGGTATCCAATTTCcaaaaataagtaaaatgtTAATGTTTCTGTTATtacatttttttgttgttgatgatgatgtcctAAAATTAACTTGTTTGGTTTTACTATTCGTCATGTTAGTTATGTAgcagtatttttttattttctttcagttACTCGCTTTTGGATTCGACTAATCTGAATTTGTGCTGAAAAGTTCTGCTATTTTATTATCGAGGTTCATACTCAAGAAGCCTGATTAAGGATTGAACGATACTTTCTTTGAGACTTGATTAATCTGAATTTGTGTcgaaaagttatgactattttattatCGAGATTCATACCCAAGACGTCTGGTAAGAATCAAATGATACTTACTATCACACTAGAACTTTTGGTGGTATTAAGTGGCAAGTTTGATTGATGTTCAAACTTGGATCCTCTGTTGGACAGAAGTAAAGTAGAAGAAAatcttctaaaaatatttttttattattatcatgaTGTGTCTGTCCATAGGCAATATATAGTGGCCACACTTGCTAAAAAAgcttataaaaaaaatggataATAGAAGCACAACAAAATGCATTAGCCAAAGGGGATTGTATAAAAAAATTGGAGCAAATATTAAACGGAAAGGTTGGTAGAGAAATTCGTAgagtaaaaaaatgaaataatggTCACATTTGCATattgtattttaaaatatcaaaaatacccttaatattattaaaaatagacCATTTAAAACTTACTTTTTGCTTAGATGGACTCCaccttgaaaaaataaaatatcaaacttaTTTCTTATACTAGACTAGATTAGGGGTGTTCATGAttcggtttggatcggttattgattaaaatcataatcaaaccaatttaatcggttattaaatgtctaaaaccataaccaaatcaagtaaaataataaccacgagTTTGGTTATTATCGATTTGGTTcagtttggttcggttattcggtttatgactagccgagacaattcaaatattctctctctacattcttcaaattcttacaaagctctttttttctcacggcccacagaggttcaaaacagaaaatgaaacaacttaaacattcgaaacaaaaaagaaaacaacttaaaatcaatttaaaatttgaaaaacttcttacaaaccttctcaaaatttgacaatcttgtacttggggttgaggagttgaggttgctcttaagccttcactgttagtctatgactgtgagtctgtgactttgtgagaaaccaacgtgagaggaacagaaatgtaaaagaaaaacaGATACTAggattttaaagttttaacttttaccttATGTTACTGCCTGCTGCTTaagtgcttagtgcttattaggaatttaggatttagaattgggcttgagagttgggctaatgggcttggattgttggacttgagttgttgtttagtgtttattagaatttataattgggcttgagagttggacTTGGATTGTTGgcccttaaaaataagtagattaatattaaattaataatttaaaggtataaaatatctttaattatttatgaaaaactaatattatacatataaataattataaattttatgtatataattatcggtttggttcggttatttattcggttatttttttctataaccataaccaaaccaaatattattggttattcaaatttaaaataaaaccaaaccaaaccaaactaaatatcagtttttttattcgatttggttaaattttcgatttggttttggttttacgTGATACAGATGAAATTTGAAGagtcatttaaatttttatttaaatagttGATCATCgtgatttatattatttttaaatgttttaaataatctatattatttcttttattccAATTTAAGTGGTACGGATTAAATTTCAAGAGTCAATCaattttttgtatgttttttaaaaatatttcaagttattaattattgtaaattattgtatttttcatttaatttttaaataatattttcaattttatgtGACACTGATTAAATTTTATAAGTCAACcaaattttatatgttttttaaatatttaaagttataaCGAACAATTTGTTGACTTATGAAGCCAAATTTTCATGAAgtttgaaatataaaaaataaatacaaaaaaaacttaaaataaatttaatatctgttgacacccaattttgaccactCATAACTACTTTTTGGATcgctattttaataaataaataattttcaaaattatttctttgttaaataaataattcatatttaattttatccaataaaacatatattttacgttagttatttataatatttttgctatttattaatattatagcTTAATATCTTTACTGTTTTTATTAATAACGAGCCTCATATGTTTGAATATTTTACGTGTCTATTTAGCATATATTATGTACGTGTGTATTTTatctatataaaaaatatttttacttattatatTGCATATCTTTTTTAATACATTTTATACACGTGCATTAAAATTACTATTTAatgaagtttattatatatttttatattaattacgCACACATTTTAGTATATACATAcgtatgttatatatatatatatatatactactacttaaataaaatttacgcTATATCACGATTATTAATTAGATAGCAATCTATTcgatttttctctatttttattctaAGTATAGTCTTTTCCCTaaattaaattcatatataaCTCATTTTTAAATCTTGAACCCACCTTTAAATCATATCCATCCATTCCATTTTATCAAATGTCAAGATCTAATCCCAACCGTTCATCAAAATTAATGAACGGCTAGGATTACAACTACACTATCAAAACACCAAACCCTAACCTAAACAAGAGGATTTTTGGTCTTGCCTCCTTTGGTCATCTTCTCCGAGAAGAAGACAACAACAAGCCATGGCCGCCCCTTCTACTCTCTCCCTCCGCCACTCTCTTCTTGTCCCCTCATCTCTCCCACGCtattcctctctctctctcgatACCTTCACGCAGTAGCCATAAGCTGTAAGCAGCCATGGCTGCGCGCCTTCTTCGTCTCCGGCAGCCACGAACAGTGCCACCAACGACGCTGTCCAACAGCTACCACCAGCTTCTCCTTCACGCGTCGGACAGCAGCGACGGCGCACAGCTCCGACGCCACCAGCAGCCTCCAACCAGTGACGACGATCTCTTCGAGTGTCGTTGCTAAACGAACAAGACGATAAATCGAAAATGGATCTTCATAGATCCGTCTTGGTATGGTTTCATtttacatttatatatatatatatatatatatattatgttttgtttcttGCAAATCtaaaattgtgtatatattgGTATGGTtgcatttaaattttatgtcattatatgtgtatatagatatatatgttatgtttcttgcaaaaataaaaatttcataggattattgtgtatatgttggtGTGGTTGTATTTAAATTttactatatgtatatgttatgttTCTTGTAAATCTAAATTTCATATGACTGTTGTGTATATGTTGgtttgattatattttgtattctaAGTTCTTGATAAGTTCCTTGTTTGCATGATTTAGATCTTTCTCACGTTAGACTCCGTTTAtagatttttgttttcaaaacaaatattggGTTGATTGTCTACTTCAAATGATTTGACAAACTCAAGATTCAAAGATTTTTGTTCATTAATAATCGATTAAGATTATAAAGCATACTATGTTGTTTTGCTCTTGTTCTTGTTCTCATTCATGTTCATAagcttatattttaattatacacaaaatGTAGATCGTTTTTTAGgtgtttatttatttcttagAAATGAAGATTATTATACATGTTTGCGTTGGTGTTTTCGGTCTATATTTACatttttgtatttaattatgGATAAGTAtagttgatgatttttatgGTAAGGTTGTTATTATTTGCCATTGTTTAAATGCATATTCGTTAATTTGGAGGTCAATTTAATAACTTGATGATTTGCTTTCTGAATTTCGGAAGGAGGTTTAATATTTTACTGATTGTgacataatttattaattgaaataattatagtaactaatattttttttaaaagatttgcTAATATGCTATaatcattttttgtatttatcataattaattttgtctttttataaaagtttgaaataaagttagtatctactactttaaataattttaatgtccCACCACTTTAAAGTTAATGCTCCACTATCTTGGAATAAAACACCTTTTGAGTGGTTTTAGGGGAATCTTGAAAAGTTGTTTGTTTTATCtatctttttttgaaattttttgaattaaagggATTTGGCCAATTGTCTTGGTTGATGGGATTGTCTGATATCAATGCCTATAAAGCCAAAGATAAAACACAAACACAAGAGAGACAAGAGTAGAGAGAGagttgaaagaaaagaaagaaaacattttttacttttcaagttttaaaaaaaaaaaatctcaaacagaaaacaaaaaaagaaagttcCTTGTACACTTGATATTCTATTTCTAGCATTGAGCATCGGTTTTCAGATTTCGACTTTTTCTCTTCATAACtaaagtatccaggttagtctCCAACCTCTCTTCATACATTagtttactatttttttaaaaaaatattttgcctTGTATGTTTATTCTGTTGAAATATAATTATCATTATGATGTATCCCTATATTATTCGCATACTGCTTTGTATCTTCTTCATAGTTTAGCAGgatttgaacttcaaagtttGAGACGCGAAGCTTTCGCTTGGGTCGGAGAAGCTACTACATTTCACATCTTTgtctattcatattatttctatTTACTTTGCTTTATTTTCGTTAGGTTGTAATAATTTGTAAATACTGTATAATGAAATTATTTGGGGACTGTCTAAGGGGGGAGGAGAACTAACGTGCTACTTGTTTATTTTACTTTGTCATAATTTGTGTGTATTTGCTTATATGTGTTGATTGATTGATCGTAGCTATTAAAACAATGTAGTTACCTAACTCTTAGACTAAAATCTAAGTTTGGGTTTGAATATCGTTTCTATAGGTATTTGTCTAGTTAATCAGAAAAATCGCCTAAAGTTACTATgccaataatttaaaatcaccaACTCATGTTATTAAATAAATAGTTTAAATAATCAAGTTTACATTAGACTATGTATGTTTATCTAAAATCATGCCTATTGGATttacttaatattttaatatatattaaattcataCGAGAAGATCACATCCGCACGATTAAATAAAGTATTTCCAGTTTTTTAGATAGAATAATACTTTTGAGTTTTTAATAAACATTTTCGAAATTTTATAGAAACCATGTTTATAAGACCTAATAATAATTTCAACATGTCAATTAgacgtaaaaatatatatacatataagaCGTAAATTTTGTATAGAAATCATGCTCGTaggattttataattttaatatgtcatttctgtatatattttaattaatatttttaacatatcaTTTTGTGTAGACATCATATTCATAGGATTTATAAGTTTTAATATATCATGTCCACATATACTTTAAGTAATATTCTTAACATACTAATCATATAGAAATCACACTCATATGATCTTAATAATTATTTGTCATATTATTCTTACATTGAAATCATGCCCATAACTTTCGATAAATTTTGTTATGTAGGAATCAtgcttatattatttttaataatcttTCAACTTGCTATTAATTAGAAATCTTGTTTATATGATGTTATAAATACATTAGTTAATAACTAAATTCATTAAAATGTgcttttatttatcaaattaatCGTAAATATTCATGTCGAGTAATTAAACTTTACCTTTATGTCATCTTATCTTAGTATTCGTACACTCTTAATATTTACTTTGACTTTCACAACCTATGTTTGTTTTCAatcatgttaattaattaatatagaggcttatttgagattttacgtGCTAAATGTCGTCTTActtgttttgtttgacgatgtgtctaattaagaAACCTACATTTCTCTTAAGTCTAACACCTACCTTAATAGTAAGTCCgatgcctcttggatattaagttgggacgcTAGACACCCTTTAAGAcgttagtttttttaaaatatttcttttagatcgctttaggattaaactaacaaataaaattaggaggggtaggggtagataggcccTTTGGAAATGATGGAAatcgacccgagcagaaaatgacaaaatactatatttttgtctttcgattaataagccggcgttgatccgaagaatatgagtacaaaaatatttctaccctattttttaaatactttcgtttgtatatatttggggtagtttattTATTCGTTTGCCTTttactattatttaattaattgatgatatttatttatcctgtgTTAATTCTAATATTAATTGtttaatttaacttaattaaatccccTAAAGAGAGAccatttttgttttcattattTCTCCTTTATTTAATCCTTTTACTAAGTCAATCATTCTTATAAgttatcttaaatattttaaaatttatatttttctcaaatgatttaatactttaattattgttaaaacacatttttccaaagttagtcaaataattttcaaatcgttggaAAACCGCATGTtggcggctattttaagtgctaaaaccttcttaaaatagtaatatgaacctcatacctttttctctaaatttttaagagttaaatctgttagggtcttttaaattaagttttcttaatttctttaaaaaattaagtggcgactcctcttttattaaaattgttttttcctctaaaaagttgaaattaattttaactcccgttcatttttcgacataacagaaatggcgactccgctggagaataattaggttctaaccagTAGATTTAACTAACCTACTTGACTAACTATTCGAaaatgtaataattagtaatttactttctttatttttgctttAAATGTTTGATTTATAATTACTCTCTTATTTGCTCCCTACATgtttaaaattatgaaatattaaaCTATCATCGCATGCATAACATACTTCCGCCACTcgacatttttttatttacttaaatgATGGTTATGCGGGTCGCAACCATTGAATCCAAATGTTTCTAGGGGGTACCCTGGCGAAATGAGTTGGCCACTGGATGGTCAACGGTCGCTAACATCCCCCAGCCTGAGTTGTCCGCTTGGATTACCAGTATACTAAAATAAAGCCCACTCTTAGTCCACCTAGCGTAGAGCAAAACCAAAACCCTGATTTAGCGCATTGGTCTAAGacgacccaatacccaaggcgtattgggcccaCTAGAAAGACCGCCTTGAGTCCAAAACAGCCGTCGTTCTAAATGGACGATCATACTTATGTGTTGATGGTAGATACatcctctctcttctttttaaacAATCCTGATGACCCAGTTGAGGAGGCTACACGGGCTACCTTTCCGATCTTGAGCCCATCCTCGATAGTCTCACCTACCTTGACTATCTCAGCAAATTTTGCTCCGACAAGCAACATTAATCTTTTATAGTATTCGGGCTCTTGCATGCGTACAAATACTTCCACGATCTCTTTCTCTATCATGGGAGGTCGAACTCTTGCGGCCTCTTTCCTCCACATGTATGCATACTCATGATAACTTTTAGTGGATTTCTGTTTGATCTTCTCCAAAGAATATCGATCGGGAACTATTTCCACGTTGTATGCGAACCTCTCAATAAAATCTCTGGCCAAAGCATTCCAATTAGACCATTGTTTTATTTCTTGAGCGCTGAACCATTCCAAGGCCTCTCCACTCAAACTTCGGCTAAAGAGCCGCATTAGCAAGGCTTCGTTCTTCCCAATTCCTACTAGTTGGTCACAGTATGCTCTCAAACGAGCCAAAGGATTTCCATTTCCTTCGAAagtatcaaattttggcacTTTGAACCCCTCGGGAAGGTCCAAATTCGGGTGGATACacaaattttcataatttagtCCTGCAACATCCGGAGTGTAATGAAACTCCTTCATAGCTTTCATGATCTCCGCTTTCATATTCCATTTGGATGTCTCTTCTTTCGCCCTCCACTCCCTTTCCTGTTCCTCATAATGATCGAGTTCAGAATCGTTGGCATGGGGTTCATTTGGGATTGGGATTTGGAAGGTGTTTTTTGAGGTAAGAGAGGGGTAAACAGGggattttgtatattttgaggAGCTTGGTAGTTTTGGAGAAATGTCTGACGGTCAGTGTATTGATTTTGATGATGGGGAAAGGTCTGTGGATTGTTAACATTTTGGCTTTGTGGGGGAGGAAAAGCTTGAGGGTTGGTATTTTGTGGAGGAGGGAAGGTTGGAGGGTTGGTACTTTGTGGAGGGGGGAAGGTTGGAGGGTTGGTATTTTGAGGATGAGGTGGCGCTTGGTGGGAAATGGAGGCATGATAGGGATTTGAGGCAGTGAGGTCAACAATGAAGGTATTTTGAGCGAGGTTTAAGGATGGATTTTGAACGTGTTTCGTACTAGAATTTGGAGAAGGGAAATGGAATGGAGGCCTTCCCTCGCCTGAAATCGGTGTGTTGGCGGCAATAGCCAGTTTTGACAACTCTCGATTTTTTTGTATCTCTACTCTCATCTCGGCGATTTGTTGCACCAACTGCGCAATCAACTCATTTTGTTCAGCGACGACAGGGTCTGTCATAACAATATACGTCAAACTAGTGTTGTCATTATTTCCAGTCATTTTCCTTTTCCGTACTAACAGATTTTGATCGGGGAAGGAATCTTTGGAAGCCTTTGACCTCGTAAAATAAGGGTGCTCAGCCAGTTTATCAACACAGATCAATTTTAAATACCTGGATAAGAGAAGAACAACTCAAAAACAAACAAGTTATTCTTTGTTCATAACATGTAATGCATAATATCACATATAATGAGACAAATAAACATATAATACACATAAACAGTTATTGCGCATCCTACACAAATATGTGACCCTTTTATGCCAAGGGTAGGCCTAACGTTTTGAAGGATGTAGTACGCCATTTGAACACATTTCGTTGCCccccaaaatattcataaataaataagacGTTACAAAATCGAGCGAGGGGGTACACTTTAGGGAAGGGAAAATACCAATACAAAAGAAGCCAATACAATGCAAAAAACGACAACAAACTAACAAGTGGAAGGTACTGCTCCTCTTTTTGCTTTCTCCATTTCCTCTCGAATAATGTGCTTGAGGATTAATAAGTAAGGCTCAGCCAACAAGGCTTTATCAGGCATCGACAATTGTTTGAGACTGGTGAGTTGATTATCCAGACTTAAGTCCACCTGTGCCAATGATGCTCTAGAATCAGCTAGTTCTTGTGTCGCCATAGTTAAGGTCTTTTGCCTCTTACATTCCCTCTGGCAGAATTCTTGTTTCATACGTAAAAATTCTTGTTCCTTGTATTGAAACTCCTGCTCTCTATGCTTGAATTCTTGTTCTCTACGCTGAAATTCCTATTGGAAAAGGTGTGCCTGCATTTGAAGCCTTGCATGAACATCTTCGATTTGAGGACCCTCATATGGTCCGGGTTTAAGTGTACCTTGCAAATTCGTTGTCAACCATGCTTTATATTCCTCGTCGTACCCAGCTTCGTATCTATTCTGAGTTATGCTCTTTTTTAAGTAAATACGACCATTCCACTCTTTGATTATTTCTTTAGCGTAGGGTACCACATCGCGATTGTCATAGTCGATGATATATTGTTTGGTGTGCCCTTGTTGAGGTATGATTTGCTTCCTTCCAAATTATCGCATGACTCTGTTGGGACTATAAGGTCGCATCCCCCTAATACCCACAAGAACCAAAAAAGGATATCGAGGCCCCCGAATTGCTATTTTTTCAGATCTAAAGTCTTCGAACATCCAATGAATGTCATTTTCCTTCAAATCGTAAAGAACTTTAGCCCATCCTTCTCTTGTTTTTTGAATCTTGAAGTTTAAGAGACTCAAATTTAATTCATGTTGATAAATGTCATCCGTCCCGTCTTGTTTTCCCAAAGCTTGTGGACCCTCCTCTGAGTTTTTAGCCAGCTGCTTGGACATCCACCATTGAAGCAAAAGATTACATCCTTGGAAAAATCAATTTCCGTGTTTGCATCGACTCAAGGAACAATAGATATCAACCAGAATGATTGGAACCAAATTGAAATGCTTCCTCTTTTGATTTTGCCCACCGATGCCATGAAAAATGGCGTGTGCAGTCATAACAATTCTAGAGTCGATCTCATTATCTCCATCCCGATAGAATACCATGGTCCCCAAAAGACAAATGGAGAATGCCAAAGCTCGGGTGTAACTTCAAGATTCAAAAAACAAGAGAAGGATGGGCTAAAGTTCTTTACGATTTGAAGGAAATTGACATTCATTGGATGTTCGAAGACTTTAGATCTGAAAAAATAGCAATTCAGGGGCCTCGATATCCTTTTTTGGTTCTTGTGGGTATTAGG
This sequence is a window from Solanum dulcamara chromosome 10, daSolDulc1.2, whole genome shotgun sequence. Protein-coding genes within it:
- the LOC129871606 gene encoding probable xyloglucan endotransglucosylase/hydrolase protein 27, with protein sequence MKNFLVKIFIFCYVLVLVSGFSEKLETLSFDEGYSQLFGHDNLMVLEDGKSVHISLDERTGAGFVSQDLYLHGFFSASIKLPEDYTAGVVVAFYMSNENMFEKNHDEIDFEFLGNIRAKNWRIQTNIYGNGSTNVGREERYGLWFDPAEDFHTYTILWTESYITFYVDNVPIREIKRTQAMGGDFPSKPMSLYATIWDGSSWATNGGKYKVNYKYAPYIAKFSDFVLHGCAVDPIELSHKCDTVQNSASIPTGISPDQRRKMESFRKNYLKYSYCYDRTRYKVPLSECVIDPKEANRLRGFDPVTFGGVHRHHNKRHHQKQSRREDTSAK